Proteins encoded together in one Microbacterium oxydans window:
- a CDS encoding flavin monoamine oxidase family protein, which translates to MAEITRDVLIVGAGAAGLTAANDLRKAGLSVAVLEARDRVGGRLWTDVIDGAMLEIGGQWVSPDQDALKDAIEELGLETYSRYREGDSVYVGPDGKAHRFTGEMFPVAPETEAEIARVTDILDALVAEIDPDRPWAHPSAADWDSISWDAWLRQQTDDDEAVRNLAFATGSAMLTKPTHAFSLLQSLLMAASAGSYSNLVDADFILDKRVVGGLQQVPLRLAERLGDDVLLNQPVRTLEWSDAGVVATTDELTVRARHAILAHAPVLYSRISFVPPLPRRQHQLHQHLSMGFVIKVHAVYDRPFWREQGLSGTAFSPYELSHEAYDNTNHGDERGTLVGFVSDANADGVFELSAEERKERILESLSHYYGPEAKNPVVYYESDWGSEEWTRGAYAASFDMGGLHRYGADLRTAVGPIHFACSDMAGAGYQHVDGAIRMGHLVASNIVEAGRDAGAVESGS; encoded by the coding sequence ATGGCTGAGATCACTCGCGACGTACTGATCGTCGGCGCCGGAGCCGCAGGGCTCACCGCGGCGAACGACCTGCGCAAGGCCGGCCTGTCGGTCGCCGTCCTGGAAGCCCGCGACCGCGTGGGCGGACGCCTCTGGACCGACGTCATCGACGGCGCCATGCTCGAGATCGGCGGCCAGTGGGTCTCGCCGGATCAGGACGCGCTCAAGGACGCGATCGAGGAGCTCGGGCTCGAGACGTACAGCCGCTATCGCGAGGGCGACAGCGTCTACGTCGGCCCCGACGGGAAGGCGCACCGCTTCACCGGCGAGATGTTCCCCGTCGCCCCGGAGACCGAGGCGGAGATCGCCCGGGTCACCGACATCCTCGATGCCCTGGTCGCCGAGATCGACCCGGACCGCCCGTGGGCGCACCCGAGCGCGGCCGACTGGGACTCCATCTCCTGGGACGCCTGGCTGCGTCAGCAGACCGACGACGACGAGGCCGTGCGCAACCTGGCCTTCGCCACCGGATCGGCGATGCTCACCAAGCCGACGCACGCGTTCTCGCTGCTGCAGTCGCTGCTGATGGCGGCATCCGCCGGCTCGTACTCCAACCTCGTCGACGCCGACTTCATCCTGGACAAGCGCGTCGTCGGCGGACTGCAGCAGGTTCCGCTGCGACTGGCCGAGCGCCTGGGCGACGACGTGCTGCTGAACCAGCCCGTGCGCACCCTGGAGTGGTCGGATGCCGGCGTCGTGGCCACCACGGACGAGCTCACGGTCCGCGCCCGCCACGCGATCCTCGCGCACGCCCCCGTGCTGTACAGCCGCATCTCGTTCGTCCCGCCGCTGCCGCGTCGTCAGCACCAGCTGCACCAGCACCTATCGATGGGCTTCGTCATCAAGGTGCACGCCGTCTACGACCGCCCGTTCTGGCGCGAGCAGGGCCTCAGCGGCACCGCGTTCAGCCCCTACGAGCTCTCGCACGAGGCGTACGACAACACGAACCACGGCGACGAGCGCGGCACCCTGGTCGGCTTCGTCTCCGACGCCAACGCCGACGGCGTGTTCGAGCTCTCGGCCGAGGAGCGCAAGGAGCGCATCCTCGAGTCGCTCTCGCACTACTACGGCCCCGAGGCCAAGAACCCGGTCGTCTACTACGAGAGCGACTGGGGCAGCGAGGAGTGGACCCGCGGTGCCTACGCCGCGAGCTTCGACATGGGTGGTCTGCACCGCTACGGCGCCGACCTCCGCACGGCCGTCGGTCCGATCCACTTCGCGTGCAGCGACATGGCCGGTGCCGGATACCAGCACGTCGACGGGGCGATCCGGATGGGTCACCTCGTGGCTTCGAACATCGTCGAGGCCGGTCGCGACGCCGGCGCTGTCGAGAGCGGCAGCTGA
- the gabT gene encoding 4-aminobutyrate--2-oxoglutarate transaminase has translation MALLDTAAPAVPLGGPDLPQERRLVTDLPGPRSAEILARKADAVAAGVGHTVPIAAVAAGGGVVVDADGNSLIDLGSGIAVTTVGNAHPKVAAAVAAQAAQFTHTCFMISPYESYVGVAEALNRVTPGDFAKKSALFNSGAEAVENAIKIARKFTGRQAVVAFDHGYHGRTNLTMALTAKSMPYKSGFGPFAPEVYRAPMSYPFRDGLDGREAAARVILQLEKQIGADNLAAVIIEPIQGEGGFIVPADGFLPAIVDWCRANGVVFIADEVQTGFARTGHMFASEIFGIEPDLITTAKGIAGGLPLAAVTGRSEIMDASHSGGLGGTYGGNPIACAAALASIDVFENDGVIERAREIGSILTDRLTAIQQNDPRVGDVRGHGAMIAAEFVDPETKAPNAALTAAVAKACIAQGVIVLTCGTYGNVIRFLPPLSIGDNLLNEGLDIVAAALAAATD, from the coding sequence ATGGCACTCCTCGACACCGCAGCCCCCGCAGTCCCTCTCGGCGGACCCGACCTCCCGCAGGAGCGTCGCCTGGTCACGGACCTCCCCGGCCCTCGCTCGGCCGAGATCCTCGCGCGCAAGGCGGATGCCGTGGCCGCGGGTGTCGGACACACGGTCCCGATCGCAGCGGTCGCCGCAGGCGGCGGCGTCGTGGTGGACGCCGACGGCAACTCGCTCATCGACCTCGGCTCCGGCATCGCCGTGACCACGGTCGGCAACGCGCACCCCAAGGTCGCCGCGGCCGTCGCCGCGCAGGCTGCGCAGTTCACGCACACCTGCTTCATGATCTCGCCGTACGAGTCGTACGTCGGTGTCGCCGAGGCCCTCAACCGCGTCACCCCCGGTGACTTCGCGAAGAAGAGCGCGCTGTTCAACTCCGGTGCCGAGGCCGTCGAGAACGCGATCAAGATCGCCCGCAAGTTCACCGGCCGCCAGGCCGTCGTCGCCTTCGACCACGGCTACCACGGCCGCACCAACCTGACGATGGCGCTCACCGCCAAGTCGATGCCCTACAAGAGCGGCTTCGGACCCTTCGCGCCCGAGGTGTACCGCGCCCCGATGTCGTACCCGTTCCGCGATGGGCTCGACGGCCGCGAGGCCGCCGCCCGCGTCATCCTCCAGCTCGAGAAGCAGATCGGCGCCGACAACCTGGCCGCGGTCATCATCGAGCCGATCCAGGGCGAGGGCGGCTTCATCGTCCCCGCCGACGGCTTCCTCCCCGCGATCGTCGACTGGTGCCGCGCGAACGGCGTCGTCTTCATCGCCGACGAGGTGCAGACCGGCTTCGCCCGCACGGGGCACATGTTCGCGAGCGAGATCTTCGGCATCGAGCCCGACCTGATCACGACGGCCAAGGGCATCGCGGGCGGCCTTCCGCTCGCGGCGGTGACCGGCCGTTCCGAGATCATGGACGCCTCGCACTCCGGCGGACTCGGCGGCACGTACGGCGGCAACCCGATCGCCTGCGCTGCGGCCCTCGCCTCGATCGACGTGTTCGAGAACGACGGCGTGATCGAGCGTGCGCGCGAGATCGGCTCCATCCTCACGGACCGCCTCACCGCGATCCAGCAGAACGACCCCCGCGTCGGCGACGTCCGCGGCCACGGCGCGATGATCGCCGCCGAGTTCGTCGACCCCGAGACCAAGGCTCCGAACGCCGCTCTCACGGCAGCCGTCGCCAAGGCCTGCATCGCCCAGGGCGTCATCGTGCTCACCTGCGGAACGTACGGCAACGTCATCCGCTTCCTCCCTCCGCTCTCGATCGGCGACAACCTGCTGAACGAAGGCCTCGACATCGTGGCTGCCGCCCTCGCCGCGGCCACGGACTGA
- a CDS encoding PucR family transcriptional regulator: MAGEDHPTLRSLLRRRDLGLALVPREADLADGALDRPLRWVHSSDLADPTPFLSEDLALLTTGTQFDEAVGIDTYVGRLSDRGVLGLGFGTEVHRAGIPEELVAACATHGMPLFTVPYRTPFIAVARAHSEAIAAQAYARRSWALDTQRALALAALRPSGLEATIAELARRLDVWAGMFDAAGAVLVSHPRDRIDDRVLDALGERVMEILTRGLEAGQSLTLGNHTFMLFTVGRGGHLRGVIALAVDALDPEARSVVTSVIAMAGLAMEQSEQLARSRRRLHAQLLGSLLSDDPTLARRVLGSLPPAPVVVAVAADAPAGALTDWWERHRVEHGTPVFLAESEDGVTMCLSAGDEGLLDEVAARFGIRIGVSDPDGYDAFGRAHAQALTALRQQGVHGVARYADTVGSSILTALATDEARLVAESRLAPVREHDARTGAELERSLRTWLEHDARAESAAAALGVHRHTLRSRIAQAGALLDIDLSTFPARAELWTILQTARD; the protein is encoded by the coding sequence ATGGCCGGAGAGGATCACCCGACGCTGCGGTCCCTGCTCCGCCGTCGCGATCTCGGGCTCGCGCTCGTCCCCCGCGAGGCCGATCTGGCGGACGGCGCACTCGACCGCCCGCTGCGCTGGGTGCACAGCTCGGACCTCGCCGATCCGACCCCGTTCCTGTCGGAGGATCTGGCGCTGCTGACCACGGGCACGCAGTTCGACGAGGCGGTCGGCATCGACACGTACGTCGGGCGCCTCTCCGACCGCGGCGTCCTCGGCCTCGGCTTCGGCACCGAGGTGCACCGCGCCGGCATCCCGGAGGAGCTCGTCGCGGCGTGCGCCACCCACGGGATGCCGCTGTTCACGGTGCCGTACCGCACGCCGTTCATCGCGGTCGCCCGCGCGCACTCCGAGGCCATCGCCGCGCAGGCCTATGCCCGACGCTCCTGGGCGCTGGACACCCAGCGCGCACTGGCCCTCGCGGCACTGCGCCCGAGCGGGCTCGAGGCGACGATCGCCGAGCTCGCGCGGCGGCTCGACGTCTGGGCCGGGATGTTCGACGCCGCGGGGGCCGTGCTGGTCTCGCATCCGCGGGATCGGATCGACGACCGCGTGCTCGATGCCCTGGGCGAGCGGGTGATGGAGATCCTCACCCGCGGGCTCGAGGCCGGACAGTCGCTCACCCTCGGCAACCACACCTTCATGCTGTTCACGGTGGGGCGCGGCGGCCATCTCCGCGGCGTGATCGCCCTGGCCGTCGACGCTCTCGACCCCGAGGCGCGGTCGGTCGTGACCTCGGTGATCGCGATGGCCGGGCTCGCCATGGAGCAGAGCGAGCAGCTGGCCCGGAGCCGTCGTCGTCTGCACGCGCAGCTCCTCGGATCGCTGCTCTCCGACGATCCGACCCTCGCCCGGCGGGTGCTGGGCAGCCTGCCGCCCGCCCCGGTTGTCGTGGCCGTCGCCGCGGACGCACCGGCCGGCGCGCTCACGGACTGGTGGGAGCGGCACCGCGTGGAGCACGGCACCCCCGTCTTCCTGGCCGAGTCCGAGGACGGCGTGACGATGTGCCTGTCCGCCGGTGACGAGGGCCTGCTCGACGAGGTCGCGGCGCGCTTCGGCATCCGCATCGGCGTCTCGGATCCGGACGGCTACGACGCGTTCGGCCGGGCGCACGCGCAGGCGCTCACGGCCCTGCGCCAGCAGGGGGTGCACGGCGTCGCACGCTACGCCGACACCGTGGGTTCGAGCATCCTCACGGCGCTGGCGACGGACGAGGCGCGCCTGGTGGCGGAGTCGCGCCTCGCACCGGTGCGCGAGCACGATGCCCGCACGGGTGCCGAGCTGGAGCGCTCGCTGCGCACCTGGCTCGAGCACGACGCGAGGGCCGAGTCCGCCGCGGCCGCGCTCGGCGTGCACCGGCACACCCTGCGCTCCCGCATCGCCCAGGCCGGCGCCCTGCTCGACATCGACCTCTCGACCTTCCCCGCCCGCGCCGAGCTCTGGACCATCCTGCAGACGGCTCGGGACTGA